DNA from Flavobacterium aestivum:
TACTATCTATTCTATCTATTCTTGCTATTGCATCTTGTTCTTCTGACTCTAACGAACCTGTCGTGAATGAACTGGAAGGATTAAACAAATTCCAAGAAGTAACAAATACAACCCATACCATCGAGTTATATAAGCGCAAAGGTGGTTTAGAACAAGGATTCAACGAAGTAGCCTTTAGAATCAAGGATAATGCAACGGGAGAATATGTAAAAAATGCAACAGCAAGTTGGATGCCAGTGATGCACATGACTTCTATGACGCATTCTTGTCCTAAATCGGCAATTGAAAAAAAATCTACAGAAGGAACATTATATGAAGGGTATCTTGTTTTTCAAATGGCACAAAATGCAACGGAATACTGGGATTTAAAAATTGATTATACCATCAAAGGAGTAGCTTATTCAGTTACTTTTAAAATTGATGTTCCAGCTTCATTAAAAAGAAGAATTAATTCTTTTAAAGGTACGGATGGTATGAGATATATAGTTGCCTACGTAGAACCTCATCAGCCTAAAGTTGCGGTAAATGATGTAGAAGTGGCAATTTTTAAGATGCAGGATATGATGACTTTTCCAGTTGTGGATAATTTAAAATTGAAAATAGATCCAAGAATGCCAAGCATGGGAAATCATAGTTCTCCCAATAATGTAGATCTGACACAAGCTGTTGCAGGTAAATCGTATAAAGGCAAATTGGCACTTACAATGACAGGTTATTGGAAAATAAACCTGCAATTGTTGAACGCTAATAATGAAGTTCTAAAAGGGGAAGCAATTACTGATGCGGTTCCTGAAAGTAGTATTTACTTTGAAATAGAATTCTAATAAGAATTAAAAGGCCAAATTATCGATTGCGATTTTTGGCCTTTTTTCAAAATTGTAAATCCGTTTTAAATTAAGTAGGATAGGATTACTATCATTAATAACGTTTGTATGGGTCAAATGATTGTGTACAAACCAATATTTTCGTTCAATGAAAAAACCAATATTTTTCCTTTTGGTGAATTTCTTTATTTCAATAACTCTTTTTGCGCAACAAGAACAGCAGGACTCAATTGCTCCCAAAACATTGAATGAAGTTATTGTAATTGGAAAAAAAACAAAGCTATATCAAAAACAAAGCAAACCATTAGCATCTATTGATGAATACCTCCAGCAGTCTGCCAAAGTAGATATGATTAAAAGAGGAGGTTATGCTTGGGAACCGATAATCAATAGTATGGCGACTGAAAGAACACTTATCACTATAGATGGGATGCGAATCTTTGGAGCTTGTACAGACAAAATGGATCCTATAACTTCATATGTAGAAGTTTTAAATCTGGCTGAGGCCACAGTGGTTTCGGGACAACAAGGAGGTTGTCATGGCGCTACAATTGGTGGTGCTATTGATTTGAAAAAGAATCAAAGCAGTTTCACGAATTTAGGATGGAAAACTGATTTTAATGCTGGTTATGAAACCAATGGGAATCAAAAAATTGCAGGGGCCGTTGTCAATTTTGTAGACAAATCATTTTATATCGACACTGATTTTATGTTTCGAAAAGCGGATAACTATTTTGCGGGAAATAACAAAGAAATAGAATTTTCCCAATTTCAAAAGTTTAATATTTCGGCTTCATCAGGAGTTAAGTTAGATGCGAATAAAATGCTAAAGGCATCAATTATTTATGATAGAGCAACAGATGTGGGATATCCCGCTTTGCCTATGGATGTTTCTTTGGCAGAAGCATTGATAACTTCTCTGAGTTATGAATATGTTCCTGTTGCAAGCACTATTCAATCTTGGGAAACCAAGTTGTATTACAATACGGTTACACACGTTATGGATGATACTAAGCGTCCTAATGTGCCAATTCATATGGATATGCCGGGTCGGAGTGATACATATGGAATGTATTCTAAAGCAAAAGGTGTTTTTGGCAAACATAATTTTACTGCAGATGTGAGTTCATTCTACAATCGTTCTATTGCCGAAATGACAATGTATCCTAATAATCCAAACGAAAACATAATGTTTATGTACACTTGGCCAGACGTTAGGACTTTGTATTACGGATTGTTTCTGGAAGATAACCTAGTATTGAATACGAATTCTAGTTTACTCTTTACCGCAAGTATTGCCAGTCATAGTAATAAAGTTGCTAGTCAGTTTGGATTAGAAAGTTTACAGATTTTTTATCCTAACATGAATGCTACTAATAATAGAATTCTAGGTAGTTTTTCAACCCATTATAACTATAGTCACAGCGGTTTTGAATGCGGTTTGGGATTAGGATATGGAGAACGGGCACCATCCGTTTCTGAGGGTTATGGATTTTACTTATTCAATAGTTTTGATGGATACGATTATATAGGAAATCCAGAACTGAAAAACGAACAATCCTTAGAATCGAGTATGTCTTTTGGCTATTCAAAAAGTAAATGGAGTTCGAAACTATCGGCAACAGTTTTTTATATGCCCAATTATATAGTAGGCACACCAGACCCTAGTTTAATCCCGATGACCATTGGAGCCAATGGAGTCAAAATATTCACAGCTCTAGATTATGCGACTCTGTTTAATATGGATTTGAATTTGGAATATCAAATTTTAGAAACCTTAAAATGGCAAGGGCAGATGGTGTATGCCTATGGAAAGGATTGCAATAATAGGAATTTGCCTTTTATAAGTCCGTTTAGTTATTCGAGCGCTTTTAATTATTTAAAAAATCGATTTTCGGCAACCCTAGCGGTTGTTGGAAATGCTACTCAATCGCAATTCAGTCCGTACTATGGTGAAAATAGAACACCAGATTATGCTATTCTAAACAGTTTTATAGGTTATTCTTTTTATGTGAAAAACAACAAATGGAATGTTAGGTTAGGAGTTGAGAATATTTTTGATGCTTACTATTCAACTTTTTCAAGTTGGAATAACATTCCGAGCAAAGGAAGAAATTTTGTTTTGAATTTAAATTTTGGATTGTAATATAAACAAGATGAAATTGTCGATACGCTTTATTCGCTGCTTATAGAGATTTGAAAAAGAGAGAAGCTTAAGTATTAATTTTGCCATTATTTCCTCATTATTGTGTGATTAGGAAATAATGGCAATTTTTTTGTTTAGGAATTAAGGCTTTTCTCTACCTATAAATCTTTCTTTACCAGTCAGGAAGTTTATGGCTCTTGTGATGTTTTTATCGAGGGTTTCTTTGGTTTTTAGTCTTGATAAATACCGTATAATTTCCTGTTGTAGAGAAGTGGATAATTGTTCAAAGACCAAATTTGCTTCTTGATTAGCTTTTAGTGCTGTTGCAAAATCATCAGACATTTCAATTGCTCTGCTTTCAGGATCAAATGAAACGGTAATTGAAATGATTTCCCCAATTCGTTTTGGGGAATTTTTTAGCATGGTAGTATTTATGTATAGCCGCCATTCACCACTGTACTTCACCAGAGTTTGTTTATATGGGTGGTTGTTAATAGTACCTCTTATAGGAATGTGGCCTTTGTCCTTACCTGCTTGCTCAAAAATGCTTTTGAGGATTTTATCGGGAACAAAAACGAACGGGTTTATCCCGATAATTTCAATTTTTGCTTCAAATGTTATTGTATTGTGTTGTTTCATCTTTTGGATTATGGTTCGATTTCGAACGCTTATGATTTAAATTCGAGTTATCGGTTAGAGAAGAAATTTACTGTAGCAGCGTGAGATCGGGGAGCGCTTTTCTAAAATAAAATGTAGTTTAATGCGTCTCTTAAGTAGCTATTATCTCTTTGTGCTTTTATTCTCAATATTTTTTTTAAGATCTATTAACCGTTGTTTTACATTAGTTTGTAAATTATTCTTTGCAAATTTTGTAAATAGGTTAAACGGAAATCTTAGCGAAAATGAATATAGAAAAACTACTTCTGTTTTATCATTAGGTATTTCATTAAATGTCCATGAACCTAAAAAGGATTTGAATATAAAAGGTCCTTTGGTCATTTTTATAGCAGTGACTTTTGGTCGGTTGTAAGTCACATATTCGGTTACCATACCCATTCCGTTTTTAGCAACACAGTATGCTTTAACTCCTTTTTCTGCTTTGATAGCTCCTTCAATTAAGTCTGCTTTTTTTAAAAATGTATCCCAATTTAACCGTTTATTATAGTTTTGAGTATAATCGAAAACAGACTCTGGTTTTTCGAGAATTAATATAGATTCTGTAAATTTTGTGGCTTTCATTTATTCTAAGGTATGATTACAAATCGGTGTTATGTTTTCGAGAGAAAATTTACGATATGTTTGCGAGCGGATTCACTCCGATAATTTCAATTTTTGCTTCAAATGTTATTGCATTATGTTGTTTCATCTTATGGTTTGTGATGAAGTTAAGCTTTATTTTTTTATTGATGATAGCTAGGGTTTACAATTTTTATTGAATCTTATGATTATTGTACTATTCTTCTACTTTTTCGGGTTCAATCATTTCTATCCAGGAAAGGAAAAATTTATAGCCCAAGGTCAGGATAACAGCACCTAGGAATAAGCCAATGAATCCGTTGTATATGAAACCTCCAATGGCGCCAAGAAATATTACGAGCATTGGAGCAGGTGGATTCCCTCTTCCCAAAAAGATTGGTTTCAGGATATTATCAGAAACCAAGGTGATACCTATCCAAATGGCAAGAATAGTAGCTGTAGTAGTATCGGTAACCGAAAACATATAGATAACAACAGGAATGGCAATAGGACCAATACCTACTTGTATGGTAGCAAGGATAAGACAGATAATAGTAAAAATTCCAGCAAAAGGTACGCCTGCTAAAAAGAATCCTACTCCAACCATTAATGATTGAATTAAGGCTACTCCCAAAAATCCTTTTACAACATTGCGAATGGTGGCAACGGTGATAAAAGCGTAGTGTTCGCCATTTTTACCTATTAATTTGATGAAGATATTTTTAGAAACCGATGTTAAGGATTCAGAATACAATAATAATCCCATAGCAATGATAATGGATATGATGAATTGTAAGATGCCTTTTCCTATTCCTGCCAAGGCAAGTAATAACCATTCGCCAACTACTTTTAACTGGTCAGAATATTTAATTATGACCTTAGAAACGTCTACTGAGGCAGTTTGCCAAATCTCTAGTATGGGTTTCGTGATAGTGGGCCAGTTCTTGGTGCTTTCTCCCGGTGGTGGAATCAGGTGCCCGTTTGATTGGTAGGAAGTGGTAAAGTTATTGATCTCTTCATATAAGGATTGGGTTACCAATATGCTGGGAATTACTAAAATGCTGATTAATAGTAAAGCCATAAAAATAATGGCAAAAATCTTTTTGCCTCTAAATATTTTAACTATCGATTCGTATATGGGACTCATAGCCACGGCAATAACAATAGCCCATACAATGATTAAAACAAAGGGTTTCAGGATGTCATAACACCAACCGATTAACAAAAATAGTACTCCAAGGCGTATAATGGTGTCTGCTATTTTTTCGAAATTAAAACTGTTGAAATTTGAGTTGTTTTGATTCATAAGCGGATATTTTTTGATGAATAAAAAAACAGAAAATTATTATTAAGCTAATCTAGTTAAATTGTAGTAATTATCAGTATTAAATAATGATGTCTTTTGTGATAAATTTATGGTTTTTGAAATACTAATTTAACCTCGGTTGGTTACATACTTTTAAATTAGGGAGTGAGAAGCTACTTTTTTATGCTAAAATTTTCCAAAAAAATGGTTTGTTACCAGATGAATTAAATCTCGGTTTCGTATTTTTACTAGATTGATATTTTTGTGTAGATCAAGGATTTAATCAGTATATTTCAGTTAGATCAAATTCTATAAGCTATAAAAGGGATTAGATGCAATGTGTATATTGTAAAATTGATTGGTAATGGTCAATAAAGATGTGTAAATTCCATATTCGATAAAAAACAAAAATTATTTGCATATGAAAATAGCGCTTTATTCTAATGAATTTCCGCCTAATATTTATGGTGGAGCTGGAGTTCATATTGATTTTTTAAGTCAAGAATTGGCTAAACTAACTCAAGTTGAAGTTAAGTGTTTTGGTGACCAAAATGAAGACAAGGGATCCATGCATATTGAAGGAATTAATTCTTGTTTGAATAAGAGTGATGATCCCGAAAACGAGCACATTAAGATGTTTCATAATTTAAGTAGAAATGTCGAGATGGCACAAGCGACTCCAGATGCAGATATTATTCATTGCCATACTTGGTATACGCATTTGGCGGGAGTCTTTAGCAGAGAATTATTGCAAGTACCGTTGATATTGACAGCGCATAGTTTAGAAACACATCGCCCTTGGAAATATGAACAATTAGGGAATGGCTATTTTATGTCCAGATGGCTTGAAGCCAATGCCTATAAAACTGCGGATGGTGTGATAGCGGTAAGCGAACAAATGAAAAAAGATGTCATTGAAGCCTATGGAGTAGATCCCAATAAAGTTACTGTAATCCATAACGGAATTGATTCTGAGTTTTACAAACCAACTTTTGATGATAATATATTGGCAGAATACGGGATTGATCCAAATATTCCGTTTGTGCTTTTTGTAGGTCGAATTACACGTCAAAAAGGAATTTCGTTATTAGTAGAAGCAGCTCAACATTTTAATAGAAATTGTCAAATTGTACTTTGTGCCGGTGCTCCCGATACTGATGAAATTGCTGTTGAAACTGCAATGCTTATTAATCAGCTTAAGGCGAAAAGAGATGGGGTGATTTTAATTGCAGAAATGCTGCCTCGTGAAAAAGTCAAAGTGTTATATAGTCATGCCAGAGTTTTTGCTTGTCCCTCGTTGTATGAACCTTTTGGAATTATCAATCTAGAAGCTATGGCATGCGGAACACCAGTAGTGGGAAGTCATGTGGGCGGAATTCCTGAAATAGTGGTAGAAGGAGAAACAGGATTTTTGATTCCGTTTGAAAGTTTTTCGAGGACAGATCTTAATCCAACTGACCCGAGAAGTTTTGAGAAAGCATTTGCTGCGAAAGTGAATATATTGCTGGATAATGAAAAATTAGCAACAACTATGGGTAAAGCGGGGCGAGTTCGTGTTTTAAAACAATTTAACTGGGAATCTATAGCTAGAATAACGTTTTGCTATTATCAGGAAGTAATTGCCAGATTTCAAAAAGAACAGGTTTAAATAAATGTCTAACCACAAAGTGTACAAAATATTTGCAAAGGTTTGTGAGCCTTGAGATTTTCAATGTACACTTTGTGGTTATAATTTTTATTCAATTTCCTCTAAATAAATTATTTTTTTAGAAACGGTTCCTCTTTCAAATAAACGTATGAATTTGAAAGCACTACTAACAAAATATCCAGGATTTGAAATTAATCGGGCTACTTCAGTGATTTTGACATCTCTCTCCTGTATGGTGGCTTCTCTTTGATGTTCCGGAAGAGCCACAAACTCATTAGCAAATTTCCAAGCGCCATCTCTTGCAGTTTTCATGCTAAAGTCAATAACGATATTGTCAATTTTACCCAATACTTTTAAAACAATAGTCATAGCAGGCCAAATTTTAGTTAAGGCTTTTTCTACGTTAGCCACGAGATCACTAAGAATGGTATTGATTTGATCGAAGTCTGATTTTAAGGTTTCAATGTTTTCTACAGTACTAACACGGGCAGAGGCTATTCCCAGATCTAGATTTACGTGAGCGTTGATTCCGAGTAATAGATGTTGCACAACGATAGGCCAAAAGATTTCGGTTTTTTGAAAAGAGAATTCCCAACACCCGGAAGGTTTTTCGTTTTTTTGGTATTGATAATAGGCGTCTAAATACCGATTAGCAAAAATAACATCCAGTTTTTCCATTCTTGGTCCATCTTGAAACAAACCATTGGCGATTCCATCTCTTATCTTATAAGTTACTTCTCGATACAATGCGGTAAATAAACCTATGGCACTTTGTTCTTGTTTTGATGTTTCTATTATTTCATCCAAAAACTGAATGACTTCCTCTATGGTGTTGGCTTGTTTCATACTCATCGATTTTTTAATGCTGTGTTGAATTATGCTATGGGTCAAGTCTAAAATCAAAACAATATTTAGTTCGATGTTTTTATAGAAGCTTAAACCGAAAAATTATGGTGGCGAATATAATTCATTTTTCGGTTTGTTAAGCTGTTTTTTCTTACGTATTTCATTTGTGAAATTTGTTATTTGATTGTCATTGATAGTTGTTTCTACAAGTCATTCGGCACTATTGATTTTTTAGAAGAAGTGTCTTTGTTGTAGTTTAAATCTGTATATATTTACGTTCGAAATAATAAAAAACGGCTTGGCTGTATGTCTTCAAGATTTACAAGTGCTGACCAATAATTTAAAATAAAAAAGAACATGAAAAACAATTGGATTCATCATCCTGTAATTTTAAAAGGCAATGAAGTAGAATTGATTCCTTTGGAGTCAGCACATTTAGATAGTTTGTTTCTTGCGGCATCTAATAAAGAAATCTGGGAACTAACATCTGTAGATTATTCTGTTAAGGAAATTTTTTATCCAAATTTCAATAGTGCTTTGAATGAAAGAGAGAACGGGAGCGTTTATCCTTTTGTAATAATTCACAAAAGTTCTAATACAATTATAGGAACTACAAGATTACTTGAAATATGTCCCAATGACAAGAAAATAGAAATAGGGGTTACCTGGATTATGAAAGAGTTTTGGGGAACAACCGTAAACTTAGAAAGCAAATTGTTATTACTAGACTATTGTTTTAAAACTTTAGAAGCGAATAGAGTTCAGTTTAGGGCAAAAGATAATAATCTGCGATCAAGAAGAGCAATAGAAAAGATTGGCGGAGTGTTTGAAGGAATTTTGAGAAAAGATAAAATCGAACCTAATGGAGTACCAAGAAACACGGCTTTTTACAGTATTTTGAATAATGAATGGGAAAAAGCAAAGGAGAGTATTGAGGAACAAATAGCTGTGAAAGTTTAATTCAGAAGTTTTGAATAAAAAATATTAGCTCTATCTGAATTTATTAAAATTTCCGAAGTAGTATTCAATAGGATCGATAAAGTTTGCGTTTGAGAAAAGTTTTATTTGAGATAATTAGTACAGAAAATGTAACAATTTATAACAAAGGAGTCTAACTGTACATTAACTTAAAATAATCAACTAAAATGGTAACAGAAATTCGAACATACAAATTAAAAAAAGGGTTAAGTGAAGACTTTCAAAAAATATTTATAGAAGTAGGCTTGCCAATGTTAAAACGGTGGAAAGTAAATGTGGTAGATTATGGCCTGTCATTAGTCGATAATGAAAGTTTTTATGTTATAAGAGGTTATGATAGTGTTGAACAACGTAAAAAAAGTCAAGAGGAGTTCTACGGTAGTGATGAATGGATCAACGGACCAAATGATTCCGTAATGAATTGTATTGAGACCTATAATACGGTAGTAATAGAAAATGAAAAACTATCGATAACTAGATTATCGAGCGATTTAGAATAAAGAAAAAATGAATTAAAAAGACTTATTGTCAATTAAATTAAAATAGAATTTGAGCCCTGAACGAATAAGTTTCAGGGCTTTTTTTTGCTTAAATCTGAGCTATTGGCATACTGTTTTTTGAGAGAAGAGGTCTTGTCTGCGCGCTTTTTTTTTAAAATAAGCTCGTTTGCTCCTCATTTTGAGTCTTTTTGATAAAAAACTAAGTGGGTAAGATAGTATTGCTGGTTTATTTTGCCTCTTGAAGTAATCATTTAAATATTTTGTTATTTTTTTTGAATGTATTTTTTTAAGTGTAATTTATTACTAAATATATAATCAATTGCTTTAAATGGTAAAATAAATTCAAAAGATAATATAGTATCAAAAAATAGAATATTTATTTTTGACTTATTTTCTTATAAAATATAATTTGTAATATTTTAGATGTCAAAAAGTTTGTTTTTTGCGATTTTATTGGGTTTTAATCCAGTAAAATCAATACTTGATGAAAAATAAAGTGAATGGCGAAAATTGAGATTATAATTAAATGATGAAATATTAACATAAATATTGATTTGATGTAAAGGTGTTTTACGTAACTTTACGAAGTCTTTTATTTACAAAAGATATCTATTTATTAATATTAAACTTATAATTTATGAAGCATTCTTTATTTTTGAAAAAGCTTTATGACATCAAGTTTTCGCTATCCTTGTTCTTTGTTATAGGACTCGGTATTCTAAAAGTTGATGCACAAGCCCCCCCTTCGTTTACCTACGAAGTTTACAAATCGGGATTCGATCAGGCAGTTGGTTCTGTTTTTGATGCCCAAAACAATCTTTATGTCTGGGAAAAGTCTGGAAGGATTTGGCGAATTGCACCAAATCAAGAAAGGACTGGTTCTACGCCATTGATTGATTTATCGGATGAGGTATACAACTTAGACGATCACGGATTATTGGGATTTGCTCTGGATCCTCAATTTGCGAGTAACGGATATGTTTACCTATGGTACTCAGTAGAGCGTTCTGTTTTGTATAATGAACCAGGAATTCCAAAAGATTCTGCTGGAGCTACACAAGGAAGATGTACTCGTTATACGGTAATTAACGGAGTTGCCGATTTGAATTCCAGAAAAGTCTTGCTAGGAGCTGTAAAAGGAGATGGACCACCTATTATGGGTATTACACATGGTGTGGGTAGTTGTTTCTTTGGGAACGATGGTTCGTTGATGCTTACAGTGGGAGATGGTTCCTTAGGAGATGCTTATGGTCCAGAGGGTATTTCCAGAGGAGTTATTACACAGGAAATGTCTAATCTATTACAGCTTAGATCTCAGAACATCAATTCATTTAGTGGTAAAATATTGCGTCTAAATAAAGAAACAGGAGAAGGTATTCCTAGTAATCCTTATTATGATGCTTCTATTCCAAAAAGCCCTAAATCTATTATGTATGCCAGTGGGTTGAGAAATCCTTATAGAGCAACATGTATTCCTAATACTGCTTTAGGAGCTAACCACCCTGGTTTTGTATTGATAAGTGATACAGGAGAGAACACTTGGGAAGAAGTGGCTCTTTATACCAATTTTGCGGATAACGGAGGATGGCCTTATTACGAAGGTTTTGATCGCGGAAGAGTAAACGGACAAATAGCTTACCCTCTTCCAGTACCAGCCGTTAATTTTAGAAGTCCTTTGTATTCATGGCCTCATCCATTTAACCCAGTAGAAAATGGTAATGTTGGGAAAATAAGAGTAAATGGTCAGCCAGTACTTGTGACAGCCCTAAATAACTCACCAAATTATGAAGGTACCTCTTCTACCGGGAATACTTTTTATCCAGACGGAATTATAAATGACAGATATAATAATCTTCTTGATAATGCAGTTCTGGTAGCAGATTATACTCAAGACAAAGTAAGAGCAATTTTGTATAATGGAGTTAATGGGGTTGTGGATTTCGAAAATCCAAAAGGTATTATAGGAGCAGGTACCCGTGGAGGTGTTGTGAGTTTGCAAACCAATCCTTATGATGGTTATATCTACGCAGTAGATTACACAGGAAGTATATGCCGTTTAAAATTGGCAGGAAATGCAGTTCCGGTGGCAAATATTAGAACATCTTCGCCAACTTCTTCAGCTACAAATAGTATTAGTGTACAATTATACAGCGATCAATCGTATGATGCTGATGACGTACAACTTTCTTATTTCTGGGATTTTGGAGACGGACAGACTTCTACATTGATTAATCCTGCACATACATTTACAACAGGTGGCAATGCGCCAGAATATAGAACTGTTACACTTACAGTAAGAGATCCTCATAATAATGTTGGTACGACTACATTGAGAGTGAATTTAAATAATTTACCTCCGGTAATTCCGGCTATTATAATCAAAGACAGTAATAACAATGAAGTAAATAGTATTGGTATAGGTACAGGATATCCAAGGTTTTTAAACGTAACTTTTGATACTAATGCATATGATGATCATGATGCAGCCACTGATCTTACTTATGAATGGTCTTTGAACAGACATCATAACAGTCACGTACACGCAGGTAGTAAAATCACAACAAAATCAGGTACATTTTTATTAGAGCCTGAAGGAGGTTGTGGAGAAGGTGCTACTTATTGGTTCCAAGTAGTAGTAAAAATAACAGATCGTAATGGTGCAGTAAGTACACTGCAAAAAAATATTTATCAAAGATGTACAGATTTGCTTCAGCAGACTATAACAGTACCGCCAGTTGCCAATAAATATTTATCAGAAACAAGTTTTGCTTTAAATGGTACCAGTACTTCTGGTTTGCCAGTAGATTATTTTAGAGTTTCAGGACCTGTAACAATCAATTCACTTACAGGAATAGTGACCCTAACAGGTATTCCGGGTCCTGTAGAAATTGTTGCAGTACAAGCGGGTAATGCACAATATGGTAATGCATATCCAGTATCTATTAAATTTGATGTTATAGGACAGCCTAAAATTATAAGTACTACAGAAGGTTCAAGATGTGGAGCTGGACCAGTAACTTTAAGTGCTACTGCAACATCTGGTACTTTGGCATGGTATAATGTAGAAACAGGAGGATCTCCAATTGCAACAGGTAATTCTTTTACAACTAATATTACCCAAACAACTACATACTATGTTGTAGCAACAGATAATGGCGTTCCTTCTGCAAGAGTACCAGTATTGGCTAAAATAGCAGGAAAATCTCTTCCATTTACTGAAGACTTCCAAGGGAATGGATTGCCAGAAGGATGGACGGTTCTGAATACAAACGACCCAAGCAAAACATGGTTACAAAGAAACTACGGAAGAGGTAACGAAGCGACTAAAAAATCTTTTGCTTACTATAATTACTATGGAAGTCCTGATTTTGTAAATAATCAAGTTGTAGAACAAGATGAATTACGTACACCGGGAATTGACCTTTCCAGAGCTAATGCAGCATTGTTAAACTTTGATTTAGCCTATGCTTACAATAATGCGGATGATGGATTAACGGTATTGG
Protein-coding regions in this window:
- a CDS encoding TonB-dependent receptor, which translates into the protein MKKPIFFLLVNFFISITLFAQQEQQDSIAPKTLNEVIVIGKKTKLYQKQSKPLASIDEYLQQSAKVDMIKRGGYAWEPIINSMATERTLITIDGMRIFGACTDKMDPITSYVEVLNLAEATVVSGQQGGCHGATIGGAIDLKKNQSSFTNLGWKTDFNAGYETNGNQKIAGAVVNFVDKSFYIDTDFMFRKADNYFAGNNKEIEFSQFQKFNISASSGVKLDANKMLKASIIYDRATDVGYPALPMDVSLAEALITSLSYEYVPVASTIQSWETKLYYNTVTHVMDDTKRPNVPIHMDMPGRSDTYGMYSKAKGVFGKHNFTADVSSFYNRSIAEMTMYPNNPNENIMFMYTWPDVRTLYYGLFLEDNLVLNTNSSLLFTASIASHSNKVASQFGLESLQIFYPNMNATNNRILGSFSTHYNYSHSGFECGLGLGYGERAPSVSEGYGFYLFNSFDGYDYIGNPELKNEQSLESSMSFGYSKSKWSSKLSATVFYMPNYIVGTPDPSLIPMTIGANGVKIFTALDYATLFNMDLNLEYQILETLKWQGQMVYAYGKDCNNRNLPFISPFSYSSAFNYLKNRFSATLAVVGNATQSQFSPYYGENRTPDYAILNSFIGYSFYVKNNKWNVRLGVENIFDAYYSTFSSWNNIPSKGRNFVLNLNFGL
- a CDS encoding YdeI/OmpD-associated family protein, which produces MKQHNTITFEAKIEIIGINPFVFVPDKILKSIFEQAGKDKGHIPIRGTINNHPYKQTLVKYSGEWRLYINTTMLKNSPKRIGEIISITVSFDPESRAIEMSDDFATALKANQEANLVFEQLSTSLQQEIIRYLSRLKTKETLDKNITRAINFLTGKERFIGREKP
- a CDS encoding type II toxin-antitoxin system RatA family toxin; translated protein: MKATKFTESILILEKPESVFDYTQNYNKRLNWDTFLKKADLIEGAIKAEKGVKAYCVAKNGMGMVTEYVTYNRPKVTAIKMTKGPFIFKSFLGSWTFNEIPNDKTEVVFLYSFSLRFPFNLFTKFAKNNLQTNVKQRLIDLKKNIENKSTKR
- a CDS encoding AI-2E family transporter; its protein translation is MNQNNSNFNSFNFEKIADTIIRLGVLFLLIGWCYDILKPFVLIIVWAIVIAVAMSPIYESIVKIFRGKKIFAIIFMALLLISILVIPSILVTQSLYEEINNFTTSYQSNGHLIPPPGESTKNWPTITKPILEIWQTASVDVSKVIIKYSDQLKVVGEWLLLALAGIGKGILQFIISIIIAMGLLLYSESLTSVSKNIFIKLIGKNGEHYAFITVATIRNVVKGFLGVALIQSLMVGVGFFLAGVPFAGIFTIICLILATIQVGIGPIAIPVVIYMFSVTDTTTATILAIWIGITLVSDNILKPIFLGRGNPPAPMLVIFLGAIGGFIYNGFIGLFLGAVILTLGYKFFLSWIEMIEPEKVEE
- the glgA gene encoding glycogen synthase translates to MKIALYSNEFPPNIYGGAGVHIDFLSQELAKLTQVEVKCFGDQNEDKGSMHIEGINSCLNKSDDPENEHIKMFHNLSRNVEMAQATPDADIIHCHTWYTHLAGVFSRELLQVPLILTAHSLETHRPWKYEQLGNGYFMSRWLEANAYKTADGVIAVSEQMKKDVIEAYGVDPNKVTVIHNGIDSEFYKPTFDDNILAEYGIDPNIPFVLFVGRITRQKGISLLVEAAQHFNRNCQIVLCAGAPDTDEIAVETAMLINQLKAKRDGVILIAEMLPREKVKVLYSHARVFACPSLYEPFGIINLEAMACGTPVVGSHVGGIPEIVVEGETGFLIPFESFSRTDLNPTDPRSFEKAFAAKVNILLDNEKLATTMGKAGRVRVLKQFNWESIARITFCYYQEVIARFQKEQV
- a CDS encoding DUF5995 family protein: MKQANTIEEVIQFLDEIIETSKQEQSAIGLFTALYREVTYKIRDGIANGLFQDGPRMEKLDVIFANRYLDAYYQYQKNEKPSGCWEFSFQKTEIFWPIVVQHLLLGINAHVNLDLGIASARVSTVENIETLKSDFDQINTILSDLVANVEKALTKIWPAMTIVLKVLGKIDNIVIDFSMKTARDGAWKFANEFVALPEHQREATIQERDVKITEVARLISNPGYFVSSAFKFIRLFERGTVSKKIIYLEEIE
- a CDS encoding GNAT family N-acetyltransferase; its protein translation is MKNNWIHHPVILKGNEVELIPLESAHLDSLFLAASNKEIWELTSVDYSVKEIFYPNFNSALNERENGSVYPFVIIHKSSNTIIGTTRLLEICPNDKKIEIGVTWIMKEFWGTTVNLESKLLLLDYCFKTLEANRVQFRAKDNNLRSRRAIEKIGGVFEGILRKDKIEPNGVPRNTAFYSILNNEWEKAKESIEEQIAVKV
- a CDS encoding NIPSNAP family protein, whose product is MVTEIRTYKLKKGLSEDFQKIFIEVGLPMLKRWKVNVVDYGLSLVDNESFYVIRGYDSVEQRKKSQEEFYGSDEWINGPNDSVMNCIETYNTVVIENEKLSITRLSSDLE